From the genome of Sylvia atricapilla isolate bSylAtr1 chromosome 26, bSylAtr1.pri, whole genome shotgun sequence, one region includes:
- the LOC136371785 gene encoding 4-galactosyl-N-acetylglucosaminide 3-alpha-L-fucosyltransferase FUT6-like has product MGEKENAGDKDKSITTTIIIIIIIIMESPELGGIQRDPQGMAAPVGRGLPGLLSSREKRRPRPLLGDNSSPIPPWDHHPILWEQPGTGGVTQEQAGHGTLRGVRLPALVLHRDRPFGTAVSSTATCCPFLPSCDPRVPSCPPWCPWTSLHPPPAIPVLFTDPPIKSRKISFKKLLSVLLLGVIFGLIISLCPFRISEPKHRYPVPSAQKFPSCGNSSSLGRRGRSLTILLWMWPFGFHFNFPECSRLLGCRPCRCRFTTRRSHWCRADAVILHHRDVCGDRERLARLPRRPSQSWIWFNMESPSHSSNLSAMDNLFNLTMSYRRDSDIFVPYGELRLLGRPRPVTIPRKSKLVAWVISNWQEESRRVRYYQELRKHIPVDVYGKNHTPLSQDQLLATISQYTFYLAFENSQHQDYITEKLWKNALSSGTIPVVLGPPRENYEHFLPPDSFIHVDDFGSARELAQFLLELAWDAERYRGYFQWRRWFRPVLGTGWALRLCRACQFLHTMEPRHRAVPRLDTWFV; this is encoded by the coding sequence ATGGCGGCCCCTGTAGGCCGAGGCCTCCCGGGCCTGCTTTCCTCCCGGGAGAAGCGAAGGCCGCGGCCGCTCCTGGGGGACAATTCCAGCCCCATCCCGCCCTGGGATCACCATCCCATCCTCTGGGAACAGCCGGGAACAGGCGGGGTCACCCAGGAACAGGCAGGACACGGGACGCTCCGGGGTGTCCGTCTGCCGGCTCTGGTGCTCCACAGGGACCGTCCCTTTGGCACCGCCGTGTCCTCCACGGCCACGTGCTGCCCCTTCCTGCCCAGCTGTGACCCCAGGGTCCCCTCCTGTcctccctggtgtccctggacatccctccatcctcctcctgccatcCCGGTGCTCTTCACAGACCCACCCATAAAGAGCAGGAAGATCTCCTTCAAGAAGCTCCTCAGCGTCCTCCTCCTCGGCGTCATCTTCGGCCTCATCATCTCCCTCTGTCCTTTCAGAATTTCGGAGCCGAAGCATCGCTACCCCGTTCCCTCCGCCCAGAAATTCCCGAGCTGCGGGAattccagctccctgggcaggcGTGGCCGCAGCCTGACCATCCTGCTGTGGATGTGGCCCTTCGGGTTCCACTTCAACTTCCCCGAGTGCTCGCGGCTGCTCGGCTGCCGCCCTTGTCGCTGTCGCTTCACCACCAGGCGCAGCCACTGGTGCCGGGCGGACGCCGTGATCCTGCACCACCGGGACgtgtgtggggacagggaacgCCTGGCCCGGCTGCCCCGGCGCCCATCCCAATCCTGGATCTGGTTCAACATGGAGTCTCCGAGCCACTCTTCCAACCTGAGCGCCATGGATAACCTCTTCAACCTGACCATGTCCTACCGCCGGGACTCGGATATTTTCGTGCCCTACGGGGAGCTGCGGCTCCtggggcggccgcggcccgtCACCATCCCACGGAAATCCAAACTGGTGGCCTGGGTGATCAGCAACTGGCAGGAGGAATCGCGCCGGGTCAGGTACTACCAGGAGCTGAGGAAACACATCCCGGTGGATGTCTACGGCAAGAACCACACCCCGCTGTCCCAGGACCAGCTGCTGGCCACCATCTCCCAGTACACCTTCTACCTGGCCTTCGAGAACTCGCAGCACCAGGATTACATCACCGAGAAGCTCTGGAAGAACGCTCTGTCCTCCGGCACCATCCCCGTGGTGCTGGGGCCACCTCGGGAGAACTACGAGCATTTCCTTCCCCCCGATTCCTTCATCCACGTCGACGATTTCGGCAGCGCCCGGGAGCTGGCGCAGTTCCTCTTGGAGCTGGCCTGGGATGCCGAGAGGTACCGGGGTTATTTCCAGTGGCGCCGGTGGTTCCGGCCGGTGCTGGGCACGGGCTGGGCCCTGCGGCTCTGCAGAGCTTGTCAATTCCTGCACACCATGGAGCCCCGGCACCGCGCCGTGCCTCGCCTGGACACATGGTTTGTGTAG
- the NRTN gene encoding neurturin: protein MKVWKFAAIASMLLSSMLSILVCRDMFSGSQELFSPMPSSPSSSRDSSSSSSSSLPAALRRSPRALQRHGSLLAQYSALLESYTEGELRQLLSALVERYRQAMNSGGHELPLFPRAPGSRRKRARARHKPCELRQLEVSVSDLGLGYESDETVLFRYCSGTCEAAVRSYDLSLKSMRSRRKIRKEKIRARPCCRPLAYDDDVSFLDAYNRYYTVNELSAKECGCV, encoded by the exons ATGAAGGTATGGAAGTTTGCGGCCATCGCATCGATGCTCCTCAGTTCCATGTTATCCATTTTAGTTTGTAGAGACATGTTCAGCGGAAGCCAGGAATTATTCAGCCCCATGCCTTCCTCGCCGTCTTCCTCACGGgattcttcctcctcctcctcctcctcgctgcCGGCGGCTCTGCGGAGATCCCCCCGGGCCCTGCAACGCCACGGCTCTCTGCTGGCCCAGT ACAGCGCCTTGCTGGAGAGCTACACGGAGGGCGAGCTGCGGCAGCTGCTGTCGGCGCTGGTGGAGCGTTACCGCCAGGCCATGAACTCGGGCGGACACGAGCTGCCGCTGTTCCCCCGCGCCCCTGGCAGCCGCCGCAAACGCGCCCGAGCCCGCCACAAACCCTGCGAGCTGCGGCAGCTGGAGGTCAGCGTCAGCGACCTGGGGCTGGGCTACGAGTCGGACGAGACCGTCCTGTTCCGCTACTGCAGCGGCACCTGCGAGGCCGCCGTGCGCAGCTACGACCTGTCCCTCAAGAGCATGAGGAGCCGCAGGAAGATCCGGAAGGAGAAGATCCGGGCCAGGCCGTGCTGCAGGCCGCTGGCGTACGATGATGATGTCTCCTTCTTGGATGCCTACAATCGATACTACACCGTCAACGAGCTGTCGGCCAAGGAGTGTGGCTGCGTGTGA